A genomic stretch from Malus domestica chromosome 15, GDT2T_hap1 includes:
- the LOC103400935 gene encoding protein FIP1 isoform X1, with product MSTERERHASLPSTSPEDNALFLDIMHEAPLFGHRKSRSLFGSVFYLFILAGYASVAVAAPWIFQAIEDLIPQLLCSCNVLLLIVTGIFQQYLVYQVQKIRLQGYYSFSQKLKHIVRLPFAATSYGTAALLLVMVWKPHISFLTLPAILRSIMVIEAICAASFMSVYIGYVHQYNSLNSQPDVLKSLYSPLQPSSSLEGLRYHDAGRLSDQQMALLQYQRENLHFLSEECLSQILRLQECLSKYEGTNDGSTPQVDLAHLLAARDQELRTLSAEMNQLQSELRLARSLIAERDSEIQQVRTTNNQYVEENERLRAILGEWSTRAAKLERALEAERISNLELQKKIPTLRSQSQSSAEPIWKRKSKRRNKHEASHMYRTFVEKEVYRHRFHAKLNDI from the exons ATGTCAACAGAGAGAGAAAGGCACGCTTCGCTGCCGTCAACATCGCCGGAGGACAACGCACT GTTTCTGGATATCATGCACGAGGCTCCGCTGTTCGGCCACCGCAAGTCGAGAAGCCTCTTCGGAAGCGTTTTCTACTTGTTCATACTCGCCGGCTACGCTTCCGTGGCCGTTGCGGCTCCGTGGATATTCCAGGCCATAGAAGATTTGATTCCCCAATTGCTCTGCAGCTGCAACGTGCTTCTTCTGATAGTCACAG GCATTTTTCAGCAGTATCTGGTGTACCAGGTTCAGAAAATTCGATTGCAG GGTTATTATAGTTTCAGCCAGAAGTTGAAGCATATTGTTCGCCTACCTTTTGCAGCTACTTCATATG GAACTGCTGCATTGTTACTTGTCATGGTCTGGAAACCTCACATCAGTTTCCTTACTCTCCCAGCAATATTGAG GAGTATTATGGTAATTGAAGCAATATGTGCCGCATCCTTTATGAGTGTCTATATTG GTTATGTTCACCAGTATAACTCATTAAACTCCCAGCCTGATGTCTTAAAGTCATTATATTCTCCTCTTCAACCCTCGAGTTCTTTAGAAGGTTTGAG GTATCATGATGCTGGTCGACTTTCTGATCAGCAAATGGCTCTGTTGCAATATCAGCGTGAAAACCTTCATTTTTTGAGTGAAGAG TGTTTATCACAGATCCTTCGGTTACAAGAATGCTTAAGTAAATACGAAGGGACTAATGATGGGAGCACACCTCAG GTTGACCTTGCCCATCTGTTGGCAGCTCGTGATCAGGAATTACGGACGCTTTCCGCTGAG ATGAATCAGTTGCAGTCTGAGCTCAGGCTGGCTCGGTCTTTGATAGCTGAGAGGGATTCCGAAATCCAGCAAGTCCGGACCACCAACAATCAG TACGTAGAGGAAAACGAAAGATTGAGAGCCATTTTAGGAGAATGGAGTACCCGAGCAGCAAAG ctTGAACGAGCACTGGAGGCGGAGCGGATCTCCAATCTTGAACTACAAAAGAAGATTCCGACgctcagaagtcaatcacaatcGTCAGCTGAACCAA TTTGGAAGAGGAAATCTAAGAGGAGAAATAAACATGAAGCATCGCACATGTACAGAACATTTGTGGAGAAAGAAGTCTATCGACACCGATTTCACGCAAAATTGAACGATATCTGA
- the LOC103400935 gene encoding protein FIP1 isoform X2, with protein MSTERERHASLPSTSPEDNALFLDIMHEAPLFGHRKSRSLFGSVFYLFILAGYASVAVAAPWIFQAIEDLIPQLLCSCNVLLLIVTGIFQQYLVYQVQKIRLQGYYSFSQKLKHIVRLPFAATSYGTAALLLVMVWKPHISFLTLPAILRSIMVIEAICAASFMSVYIGYVHQYNSLNSQPDVLKSLYSPLQPSSSLEGLRYHDAGRLSDQQMALLQYQRENLHFLSEEILRLQECLSKYEGTNDGSTPQVDLAHLLAARDQELRTLSAEMNQLQSELRLARSLIAERDSEIQQVRTTNNQYVEENERLRAILGEWSTRAAKLERALEAERISNLELQKKIPTLRSQSQSSAEPIWKRKSKRRNKHEASHMYRTFVEKEVYRHRFHAKLNDI; from the exons ATGTCAACAGAGAGAGAAAGGCACGCTTCGCTGCCGTCAACATCGCCGGAGGACAACGCACT GTTTCTGGATATCATGCACGAGGCTCCGCTGTTCGGCCACCGCAAGTCGAGAAGCCTCTTCGGAAGCGTTTTCTACTTGTTCATACTCGCCGGCTACGCTTCCGTGGCCGTTGCGGCTCCGTGGATATTCCAGGCCATAGAAGATTTGATTCCCCAATTGCTCTGCAGCTGCAACGTGCTTCTTCTGATAGTCACAG GCATTTTTCAGCAGTATCTGGTGTACCAGGTTCAGAAAATTCGATTGCAG GGTTATTATAGTTTCAGCCAGAAGTTGAAGCATATTGTTCGCCTACCTTTTGCAGCTACTTCATATG GAACTGCTGCATTGTTACTTGTCATGGTCTGGAAACCTCACATCAGTTTCCTTACTCTCCCAGCAATATTGAG GAGTATTATGGTAATTGAAGCAATATGTGCCGCATCCTTTATGAGTGTCTATATTG GTTATGTTCACCAGTATAACTCATTAAACTCCCAGCCTGATGTCTTAAAGTCATTATATTCTCCTCTTCAACCCTCGAGTTCTTTAGAAGGTTTGAG GTATCATGATGCTGGTCGACTTTCTGATCAGCAAATGGCTCTGTTGCAATATCAGCGTGAAAACCTTCATTTTTTGAGTGAAGAG ATCCTTCGGTTACAAGAATGCTTAAGTAAATACGAAGGGACTAATGATGGGAGCACACCTCAG GTTGACCTTGCCCATCTGTTGGCAGCTCGTGATCAGGAATTACGGACGCTTTCCGCTGAG ATGAATCAGTTGCAGTCTGAGCTCAGGCTGGCTCGGTCTTTGATAGCTGAGAGGGATTCCGAAATCCAGCAAGTCCGGACCACCAACAATCAG TACGTAGAGGAAAACGAAAGATTGAGAGCCATTTTAGGAGAATGGAGTACCCGAGCAGCAAAG ctTGAACGAGCACTGGAGGCGGAGCGGATCTCCAATCTTGAACTACAAAAGAAGATTCCGACgctcagaagtcaatcacaatcGTCAGCTGAACCAA TTTGGAAGAGGAAATCTAAGAGGAGAAATAAACATGAAGCATCGCACATGTACAGAACATTTGTGGAGAAAGAAGTCTATCGACACCGATTTCACGCAAAATTGAACGATATCTGA
- the LOC103400936 gene encoding pentatricopeptide repeat-containing protein At2g06000, translating to MRTQDPNPKPHTTSGRPARKSGQSTRTQNRIFIENIYESSAEPRDGAAVQMTVLFFKARPTFWVRASKIAVSHFHNLAHGGARPRPLHDFEVTSNPEAWFVKVVCTLFLRSHSLDLVYLSKNLSPSTAFEVIKRLNNPILGLKFFELSRVSLSVNHSVWTYNFLLRSLCQMGLQDSAKLVFDYMRSDGHTPDDSAVELLVSSYAQMGKLDNAEKFLGEVHCDEIRLTPFVYNNLFNVLVKQNKVDEAVCLFRKHMGSHCCPDSWTFNILIRGLCRVGEIGKAFELFSDMGSFGCYPDIVTYNTLITGLCRTNEVDRGCQLLKEVQSRIELSPDVITFTSVISGYCKLGKMEEASVLFDEMINAGVRPTSVTFNAMIDGFGKTGNMGSALAMHQKMLFHGYRSDVFTFTSLIDGHCRAGQLSQGLKLWQEMNGKDVSPSAYTFSVLINALCKESRLHEARDFLRQLKWSNVVLKPFIYNPVIDGFCKAGNVDEANAIVAEMEEKRCSPDKVTFTILILGNCMKGRMSEAISNFKKMLAIGCAPDNITVNALTSCLMKAGMPNEAHHIKQIAYKDLNSGMSPSGRTDHMKANAQIPVAV from the coding sequence ATGAGAACCCAGGATCCGAATCCCAAACCCCATACGACTTCCGGGCGACCCGCGAGAAAATCCGGTCAATCAACCCGAACCCAGAACAGGATTTTCATTGAAAACATCTATGAGAGCAGTGCTGAGCCTAGGGATGGCGCGGCAGTGCAGATGACCGTCCTGTTCTTCAAAGCCCGTCCGACCTTCTGGGTTCGAGCCTCCAAGATCGCCGTTTCCCATTTTCACAACCTCGCCCACGGTGGAGCTCGGCCGCGCCCGCTTCACGACTTTGAGGTAACGTCAAACCCAGAGGCTTGGTTTGTGAAAGTTGTTTGCACTCTGTTTCTTCGCTCGCATTCATTGGATTTGGTTTATCTTAGTAAGAACCTTTCGCCTTCGACTGCTTTCGAGGTTATTAAAAGGTTGAACAATCCGATATTGGGGTTGAAATTCTTTGAGCTCAGTAGGGTTAGTTTGAGTGTTAATCATAGTGTATGGACTTACAATTTTCTTTTGAGGTCTCTGTGTCAAATGGGGCTTCAAGATTCTGCTAAATTGGTGTTTGATTACATGAGGAGTGATGGGCATACGCCCGATGATTCGGCTGTGGAACTCTTGGTGTCGTCGTATGCTCAGATGGGCAAGTTGGATAATGCTGAGAAGTTTCTTGGTGAGGTTCATTGTGATGAGATTAGATTGACGCCTTTCGTATACAATAACTTGTTCAATGTGTTGGTTAAACAGAATAAAGTGGATGAGGCTGTTTGCTTGTTTAGAAAGCATATGGGGTCGCATTGTTGCCCGGATAGCTGGACTTTCAATATTCTAATTCGAGGTCTATGCAGAGTTGGGGAAATTGGTAAGGCTTTTGAGTTGTTCAGTGATATGGGGAGTTTTGGTTGCTACCCCGATATAGTTACGTATAATACACTAATTACTGGACTTTGTAGGACTAACGAGGTAGATAGGGGATGTCAATTACTCAAAGAGGTTCAATCAAGAATCGAACTTTCACCTGATGTTATAACTTTCACGTCAGTCATATCAGGATATTGCAAGTTGGGTAAGATGGAGGAGGCCTCCGTTCTTTTTGATGAGATGATTAATGCTGGAGTTAGACCAACTTCTGTTACTTTCAATGCAATGATTGATGGATTTGGTAAGACTGGCAACATGGGTTCTGCACTTGCCATGCATCAGAAAATGCTCTTTCATGGTTATCGTTCGGATGTTTTTACCTTCACTTCCCTAATTGATGGCCATTGTCGAGCTGGGCAACTGAGTCAGGGATTAAAGCTTTGGCAGGAGATGAATGGGAAAGATGTGTCTCCAAGTGCATATACTTTCTCTGTCCTTATTAACGCTTTGTGCAAGGAGAGTAGACTACATGAAGCACGTGATTTTCTGAGGCAATTAAAGTGGAGTAATGTGGTTCTGAAACCTTTTATCTACAACCCTGTGATAGATGGATTCTGTAAGGCTGGCAATGTTGATGAGGCAAACGCCATTGTGGCCGAGATGGAAGAGAAGAGATGCAGCCCAGATAAAGTGACGTTTACCATTCTCATACTCGGGAATTGTATGAAAGGTAGAATGTCTGAGGCAATTAGCAACTTTAAAAAGATGTTGGCAATTGGTTGTGCCCCAGACAACATCACCGTAAATGCTTTGACATCTTGCCTCATGAAGGCTGGGATGCCTAATGAAGCCCATCACATTAAGCAAATTGCATACAAGGACCTCAATTCGGGCATGTCACCTTCAGGAAGAACTGATCATATGAAAGCAAACGCACAAATTCCAGTGGCTGTTTGA
- the LOC103400937 gene encoding thiol protease aleurain-like — MARLTLFLSAALALAAISCVAAASSFDESNPIRLVSDSLSDMEEQVVQVLGNCRHVLSFARFAHRYGKKYESAEEMKLRYAIFSENKKLIRSTNKKGLPYTLALNRFADWSWEEFTRHRLGAAQNCSATTKGNHKLTDAVLPDSKNWKEEGIVTPVKDQGHCGSCWTFSTTGALEAAYVQAFGKQISLSEQQLVDCAGAFNNNGCSGGLPSQAFEYIKYNGGLDTEAAYPYVGVDGVCKYSAENVGVQVVDSVNITLGAEEELKHAVAFVRPVSVAFQVINGFRFYKSGVYTSDTCGTGPMDVNHAVLAVGYGVEGGVPYWLIKNSWGESWGDNGYFKMEYGKNMCGVATCASYPVVA, encoded by the exons ATGGCTCGGCTGACGCTATTCTTGTCGGCCGCCTTGGCCCTGGCGGCGATCAGCTGCGTCGCGGCAGCATCGAGCTTCGATGAGTCCAACCCAATCCGATTGGTGTCCGACTCCCTAAGTGACATGGAGGAGCAAGTCGTCCAAGTCCTCGGCAACTGCCGCCACGTCCTCTCCTTCGCCCGCTTCGCTCACAG GTACGGGAAGAAGTACGAGAGCGCGGAGGAGATGAAGCTGCGGTATGCGATTTTCTCGGAGAATAAGAAGCTGATTCGATCTACCAATAAGAAGGGCTTGCCGTACACTCTTGCTCTCAATC GGTTTGCTGATTGGAGCTGGGAAGAGTTCACAAGGCACAGGTTGGGAGCTGCTCAGAACTGCTCCGCCACCACAAAGGGCAACCACAAGCTCACTGATGCCGTTCTCCCTGACTCG AAAAACTGGAAAGAAGAAGGCATAGTGACTCCAGTTAAAGATCAAGGTCACTGTGGATCTTGCTGGACATTCAG CACCACTGGAGCTCTCGAGGCAGCGTATGTGCAGGCCTTCGGAAAGCAGATCTCCCTATCTGAGCAGCAGCTTGTGGATTGCGCTGGCGCTTTCAACAATAACGGCTGCAGTGGTGGGTTGCCATCTCAAGCATTTGAGTACATCAAGTACAATGGCGGTCTTGACACCGAGGCTGCTTATCCGTATGTTGGAGTCGACGGTGTTTGCAAATATTCGGCAGAAAATGTTGGTGTCCAAGTCGTCGACTCTGTCAATATCACCCTG GGTGCTGAAGAAGAATTGAAGCATGCCGTTGCATTTGTGCGGCCTGTCAGTGTGGCGTTTCAGGTCATCAATGGTTTCCGCTTTTACAAGTCGGGAGTTTACACCAGTGACACATGCGGCACCGGCCCCATG GATGTGAACCATGCAGTTCTTGCAGTTGGGTACGGAGTGGAAGGCGGCGTCCCGTACTGGCTCATCAAGAACTCTTGGGGAGAAAGCTGGGGCGACAATGGCTACTTCAAGATGGAGTATGGGAAGAACATGTGTG GTGTTGCAACATGTGCATCGTACCCGGTTGTCGCGTAA